One genomic region from Yersinia canariae encodes:
- a CDS encoding methylaspartate mutase subunit E, protein MELRNKKISLDDFMSERFQVLKTWHTGKDVENFEDGVKYQQTIPESKNFARALFEADRKGITLSQPRAGVALIEEHIELLKTLQKDCDLLPTTIDAYTRLNRYEEAAVGIQKSMEAGTSKLNGLPVVNHGVKACRRITESLSKPLQIRHGTPDARLLAEIAMASGFTSYEGGGISYNIPYAKRVTLEKSIRDWQYCDRLIGVYEEHGIRINREPFGPLTGTLIPPFVSHAVAIIEGLLALEQGVKSITVGYGQVGNIVQDIAAIQSLRELANEYFRANGYENYELSTVFHQWMGGFPEDESRAFAVISWGSAVAGMAGATKVITKSPHEAYGIPTAEANGQGLRASNQMLNMVRDQKFPPCAEVDREVALIKREVRAVMDKVLELGQGDIAIGTVRAFEAGVLDVPFAPATCNSGKMLPIRDNHGAIRVFDPGSVPLPKDVLTLHHDFVAERAKEEGRTPSFQMIIDDINAVSHSKLIGRP, encoded by the coding sequence ATGGAACTTCGAAACAAAAAGATTTCTTTAGACGATTTTATGTCCGAACGCTTTCAAGTGTTGAAAACTTGGCACACCGGCAAAGATGTTGAAAATTTTGAAGATGGGGTGAAATATCAGCAAACCATTCCTGAGTCGAAAAACTTTGCCAGAGCCTTGTTTGAAGCTGACCGCAAAGGCATCACGCTGAGTCAACCTCGTGCAGGGGTGGCGTTAATCGAAGAACACATTGAGCTACTGAAAACACTGCAAAAAGATTGTGACCTGTTGCCGACGACGATTGATGCTTATACCCGCCTCAATCGCTATGAAGAAGCGGCGGTTGGTATCCAAAAATCCATGGAAGCGGGCACCTCCAAACTCAACGGATTACCGGTAGTCAATCATGGTGTAAAAGCGTGTCGCCGCATCACCGAATCTTTATCTAAGCCACTCCAAATTCGTCATGGCACTCCAGATGCGCGCCTGCTGGCTGAAATCGCCATGGCCAGCGGGTTTACCAGCTACGAAGGTGGCGGCATCTCTTACAACATCCCTTATGCAAAACGCGTGACACTGGAGAAATCCATTCGTGACTGGCAGTACTGCGACCGTTTGATAGGGGTCTATGAAGAGCACGGTATTCGTATTAATCGCGAGCCATTTGGCCCATTGACCGGCACCCTAATCCCACCATTTGTTTCTCATGCAGTCGCCATCATTGAAGGTTTACTGGCACTGGAGCAAGGGGTGAAATCCATCACTGTTGGTTATGGTCAGGTGGGGAACATTGTGCAAGATATTGCTGCAATTCAATCCTTACGCGAGCTGGCAAATGAGTATTTCCGTGCCAATGGCTACGAAAATTACGAACTCAGCACCGTGTTCCATCAATGGATGGGGGGGTTCCCGGAAGATGAATCTCGCGCCTTTGCTGTTATCTCTTGGGGATCAGCGGTCGCCGGGATGGCCGGTGCCACCAAGGTAATTACCAAAAGTCCACATGAAGCCTACGGCATCCCTACCGCCGAGGCGAATGGTCAAGGGCTAAGAGCCTCAAACCAGATGTTAAACATGGTCCGCGACCAAAAATTCCCGCCTTGTGCAGAAGTCGATCGCGAAGTTGCACTGATTAAACGCGAAGTTCGCGCTGTCATGGATAAAGTGCTGGAACTGGGCCAAGGCGATATTGCGATAGGAACGGTGCGTGCCTTTGAAGCTGGCGTGCTTGATGTGCCTTTTGCGCCAGCCACCTGCAACTCCGGCAAAATGTTGCCAATCCGTGATAACCACGGCGCCATTCGTGTGTTCGACCCAGGTTCCGTCCCTCTGCCTAAAGATGTGCTGACACTTCACCATGATTTTGTCGCTGAACGGGCAAAAGAAGAGGGCCGAACGCCGTCATTCCAAATGATTATTGACGATATTAACGCCGTATCCCACAGCAAATTAATAGGAAGACCATAA
- a CDS encoding methylaspartate ammonia-lyase, producing the protein MKIKHALFTAGNSSFYFDDQQAIKNGAKLDGFIYQGKPVTEGFSAIRQAGECVNIQLILENGAVAVGDCAAVQYSGAGGRDPLFIAANFVPFLEKHIKPLLEGRDISEFRLNASFFDEVTINGKPLHTAIRYGLSQALLDATALATGRLKAEVVCDEWHLPLVAKPIPLFGQSGDDRYIAVDKMILKGVDVLPHGLINNVDEKLGRNGEKLREYVSWLAKRISELRVDPNYKPDLHIDVYGTIGLIFDMDPILCAEYIASLQEQAGDLNLYIEGPVDAGNKPDQIRLLTEITRHLKKLGSHVKIVADEWCNTYQDIIDFTDAGSCHMVQIKTPDLGSIHNIVDAVLYCNKKGMEAYQGGTCNETDISARTCVHVAIASRPMRMLIKPGMGFDEGMNIVFNEMTRTIAQLNTKAN; encoded by the coding sequence ATGAAAATCAAACACGCGCTGTTCACCGCAGGTAATTCATCTTTCTACTTCGATGACCAGCAGGCAATCAAAAATGGCGCAAAATTGGATGGATTTATCTATCAAGGTAAACCTGTAACTGAGGGGTTTAGCGCTATTCGTCAGGCGGGTGAATGCGTCAACATCCAATTAATCTTAGAAAATGGTGCTGTTGCTGTGGGCGACTGTGCCGCCGTGCAATACTCCGGTGCCGGTGGTCGAGATCCTTTGTTTATCGCCGCAAATTTCGTGCCTTTTCTGGAAAAACATATCAAACCGCTGCTGGAAGGGCGCGATATCAGTGAGTTTCGCCTAAATGCCAGCTTCTTTGATGAAGTAACAATCAATGGCAAACCGCTGCATACGGCAATCCGTTATGGTCTTTCTCAAGCATTGCTGGATGCAACTGCGTTAGCGACAGGCCGCTTAAAAGCTGAAGTGGTGTGTGATGAGTGGCATCTGCCGCTGGTTGCCAAGCCGATCCCCCTATTTGGGCAAAGTGGTGACGACCGCTACATCGCGGTAGATAAAATGATTCTGAAAGGCGTGGATGTTCTGCCACATGGCCTTATCAATAATGTTGATGAAAAGCTGGGCCGCAATGGCGAAAAACTGCGTGAATATGTGAGTTGGTTAGCCAAGCGAATCAGTGAGTTGCGCGTCGATCCTAACTACAAACCAGATTTACATATTGACGTCTACGGCACTATTGGTCTGATTTTCGACATGGACCCAATATTGTGCGCAGAGTATATCGCCAGTTTGCAAGAACAGGCCGGTGACCTGAATTTATATATCGAAGGGCCGGTGGATGCAGGCAATAAACCAGACCAAATCCGCTTATTAACTGAAATCACTCGCCACCTGAAAAAGCTGGGTTCTCACGTCAAAATCGTGGCCGATGAATGGTGTAATACCTACCAAGACATCATTGATTTTACTGATGCGGGTAGCTGCCACATGGTGCAGATCAAAACCCCTGATCTGGGCAGTATTCATAACATCGTTGATGCTGTTTTGTACTGTAATAAAAAAGGTATGGAAGCATATCAAGGCGGGACTTGTAACGAAACTGATATCAGTGCCCGCACCTGCGTACATGTTGCTATCGCCTCCCGCCCAATGCGCATGCTGATCAAACCGGGTATGGGTTTTGATGAAGGGATGAACATTGTGTTTAACGAGATGACTCGTACCATCGCGCAACTGAATACAAAGGCTAACTGA
- a CDS encoding acyclic terpene utilization AtuA family protein yields the protein MSKTFKILSPTAILGYGFPEESFMKAMEESPDLIAVDAGSSDPGPHYLGSGKPFTDRAGVKRDLRYMITAGVKNGIPVVIGTAGGSGAAPHLEWCRQIILEIAKEESLNFTLAVIPADVSKEVVHAALDAGKIQALDFVPELTHETIDATTYIVAQMGIEPFQEALQAGAQVVLGGRAYDPACFAALPIMMGFDEGLALHCGKILECAAIAATPGSGSDCAMGILDETGFTLKTFNKKRQFTETSAAAHTLYEKSDPYFLPGPGGALNLRACSFKDVGNGQVRVSGSVHEHTPYTVKLEGARPVGYRTLSIAGTRDSIMIADIDNILLEVRKSVEKNLSIEPDSVKLNFHLYGKNGVMGKMEPEPDTTSYELGILLDVVAPSQATADSICSLARSTLLHYGYAGRIATAGNLAFPFSPSDIRAGLVYEFSIYHLMEYTPEVAFKFRLENVTTEGVMA from the coding sequence ATGTCTAAAACTTTTAAAATTCTGTCGCCAACAGCCATTCTGGGGTATGGATTTCCAGAAGAAAGCTTTATGAAGGCGATGGAGGAATCACCTGATTTAATCGCCGTGGACGCGGGTTCTTCCGATCCCGGCCCCCACTATTTGGGTTCAGGAAAGCCATTTACCGATCGGGCGGGGGTAAAACGGGATCTGCGTTACATGATAACCGCGGGTGTGAAGAATGGTATTCCCGTGGTTATTGGCACCGCTGGTGGTTCAGGGGCGGCACCACATCTGGAATGGTGTCGCCAGATAATCTTAGAGATTGCCAAAGAGGAATCTCTTAACTTTACCCTGGCGGTGATTCCCGCTGATGTGAGCAAAGAAGTGGTTCACGCGGCCCTTGATGCAGGTAAAATTCAGGCCCTGGATTTTGTTCCTGAGCTAACCCATGAAACCATTGACGCCACAACTTATATTGTTGCACAGATGGGTATTGAGCCCTTTCAGGAGGCGTTACAAGCAGGCGCACAAGTGGTGTTAGGCGGCCGCGCATATGACCCGGCATGCTTTGCCGCGTTACCTATCATGATGGGGTTCGACGAAGGTTTGGCATTACATTGCGGCAAGATTCTGGAATGCGCCGCCATTGCAGCAACGCCAGGCTCAGGTTCTGATTGTGCAATGGGTATTTTGGATGAAACTGGTTTTACACTGAAAACCTTCAACAAGAAGCGGCAGTTCACTGAAACCTCTGCTGCCGCACATACATTGTATGAAAAATCAGACCCTTACTTTTTACCCGGCCCCGGTGGAGCATTGAATCTGAGAGCATGCAGCTTTAAAGATGTGGGTAATGGTCAGGTTCGTGTCAGCGGCTCGGTGCATGAGCACACTCCCTACACGGTGAAACTGGAAGGGGCTCGCCCGGTGGGTTATCGCACACTGAGTATTGCCGGGACCCGCGACTCTATTATGATCGCCGACATCGATAACATTTTGCTCGAAGTGCGGAAAAGTGTGGAAAAAAACCTGAGTATCGAGCCGGACTCAGTAAAGCTCAATTTTCATCTCTATGGCAAAAATGGCGTAATGGGGAAAATGGAGCCGGAACCGGATACCACATCTTACGAATTGGGTATTTTGCTTGATGTCGTGGCACCTTCTCAAGCAACGGCCGACAGTATTTGCTCACTGGCCCGTTCTACCCTGCTTCATTATGGTTATGCTGGCCGCATTGCAACGGCAGGTAATTTAGCTTTCCCATTCTCTCCATCAGATATTAGGGCTGGTCTGGTTTATGAATTCTCCATTTATCACTTAATGGAATATACGCCAGAAGTTGCCTTTAAGTTCCGTCTGGAAAATGTAACAACTGAAGGAGTGATGGCATGA
- a CDS encoding DUF4387 domain-containing protein, with protein MKISILDLAHVVRSKNAGPYELVLDILFKDKKIYSSIKESGQFKKELIAKLYKIEPDLVHRIVWFDPANAVKIVMPRSLVSGAVGDTDVYGAQQHAPLLTLEFNI; from the coding sequence ATGAAAATATCAATTTTAGATTTAGCTCATGTCGTCAGGTCAAAAAATGCTGGGCCATATGAGTTAGTTCTGGATATTTTATTTAAGGACAAAAAAATATATTCATCCATTAAAGAATCCGGCCAATTTAAAAAGGAGTTAATAGCCAAACTTTATAAAATTGAACCTGATCTTGTTCATCGTATTGTTTGGTTTGACCCGGCAAACGCCGTCAAAATAGTGATGCCGCGTAGCCTCGTGTCTGGTGCAGTGGGCGACACGGATGTCTATGGTGCTCAACAACATGCGCCATTACTGACACTTGAGTTCAATATTTAG
- a CDS encoding dicarboxylate/amino acid:cation symporter: MKSKNLTTMIILGLIIGIIVGFLINSFSSPDFAKSYASEISIFTDIFLRLIKMIIAPLIISTLVVGIAKMGDAKTLGRVFSKTLFLFICAAFISILLGLVVVNLLRPGDGINFVAATANAVDGIEPVPFSAKVFISHAIPTSIVDAMARNEILQIVVFSIFMGISLSAIGEKAQPIVSVLDSLAHLMLKLTGYVMLFAPLTVFAAISAMISERGLGVLVSAGIFMGEFYLTLGLLWLILIGCSILLIGRCTLRLIKGISEPALLAFTTSSSEAAFPGTLEKLEEFGVSNKIASFVLPIGYSFNLVGSMAYCSFAVIFIAQACNIHLSMGEQVTMLLILMLTSKGMAGVPRASLVVIAATLSQFNIPEAGLILLMGVDPFLDMGRSATNVMSNAIGAALVGRWEGEHYGEGCRGRAKICTETAVVQETIAVQESFALEVQAK; the protein is encoded by the coding sequence ATGAAATCAAAAAATTTGACCACAATGATCATATTGGGTCTGATAATAGGTATTATTGTCGGGTTTTTAATAAATTCCTTTAGCAGCCCTGATTTTGCAAAGTCGTACGCATCTGAAATATCTATTTTTACCGACATATTCCTCCGTTTGATCAAAATGATCATTGCTCCGTTAATCATCTCAACATTAGTGGTTGGGATTGCAAAAATGGGTGATGCCAAAACATTAGGCCGCGTTTTCTCAAAAACGTTGTTCCTATTTATTTGCGCAGCATTCATTTCCATTCTGCTCGGTTTAGTGGTGGTTAACCTATTAAGACCGGGTGATGGCATTAATTTCGTAGCCGCCACAGCCAACGCCGTTGACGGTATTGAACCTGTTCCATTCTCCGCTAAAGTCTTTATCTCGCATGCTATTCCAACCAGCATTGTTGATGCAATGGCACGCAATGAAATCCTGCAAATTGTCGTATTCTCCATCTTCATGGGGATTAGCCTTTCCGCCATCGGCGAAAAAGCACAACCTATTGTTTCCGTATTAGATTCACTAGCACATCTAATGTTGAAACTCACAGGCTATGTCATGCTATTTGCTCCGTTAACTGTATTCGCTGCCATATCCGCAATGATTTCTGAACGGGGATTAGGTGTCTTGGTCAGTGCCGGTATCTTTATGGGCGAGTTCTATCTGACACTCGGCCTGTTGTGGCTTATTTTGATTGGCTGCTCAATTCTTTTGATTGGTCGTTGTACTCTTCGATTAATAAAAGGTATCAGCGAACCTGCATTGTTAGCATTTACCACCTCAAGTTCTGAAGCCGCCTTTCCCGGCACATTAGAAAAGCTGGAAGAGTTTGGGGTTTCTAACAAAATTGCCAGTTTTGTTCTGCCTATCGGCTATTCCTTCAACCTGGTTGGTTCAATGGCATATTGCTCATTTGCCGTCATATTTATTGCTCAGGCATGTAATATTCATCTGAGCATGGGCGAGCAAGTCACCATGTTGTTAATTCTGATGCTGACCTCTAAAGGCATGGCAGGTGTACCGCGCGCTTCATTGGTGGTCATCGCCGCTACCTTAAGCCAATTTAATATCCCGGAAGCTGGCTTAATCCTATTAATGGGCGTTGATCCCTTCCTCGATATGGGCCGTTCAGCCACGAATGTGATGAGTAATGCGATTGGCGCAGCACTCGTTGGCCGCTGGGAAGGTGAACATTACGGTGAAGGTTGCCGTGGTAGGGCGAAAATCTGTACCGAAACTGCGGTAGTTCAAGAAACCATTGCCGTGCAAGAGAGTTTCGCTCTTGAGGTACAAGCTAAATAA
- a CDS encoding NAD(P)/FAD-dependent oxidoreductase, which translates to MEQFDVVVIGAGAAGLFCAAQAGQAGRRVLLIDNGKKAGRKILMSGGGRCNFTNMFVEPAAYLSQNPHFCKSALARYTQWDFIDLMNRYNIAWHEKTLGQLFCDDSAQQVVALLLKECELGQVTIRLRSEVQSVEKSETGFLLQINDEKVSAHSLVVASGGLSMPGLGASPFGYKLAEQFGLKVLPTRAALVPFTLHKPLLEHLQTLSGVSVPAVVTAENGVSFRESILFTHRGLSGPAILQLSSYWQPGEYVSINLLPDTDLAAFLNTERQAHPNQTLKNTLAQRLPKRLVECLQTLEQLPDVTLKQLNTAHQAALIANLQEWRVQPNGTEGYRTAEVTIGGVDTQELSSKTMEAHKVPGLYFIGEVVDVTGWLGGYNFQWAWSSAWACAQALAAKEG; encoded by the coding sequence GTGGAACAGTTTGATGTGGTAGTGATAGGCGCAGGTGCTGCGGGCCTATTTTGTGCAGCTCAGGCCGGGCAAGCAGGGCGTCGGGTACTCTTGATTGATAATGGTAAAAAAGCAGGGCGTAAGATACTGATGTCTGGTGGTGGCCGCTGTAATTTCACCAATATGTTTGTCGAACCCGCTGCCTATCTCTCTCAAAACCCTCATTTCTGTAAATCTGCTTTGGCGCGTTATACGCAATGGGATTTCATTGATCTAATGAATCGCTACAACATCGCCTGGCATGAGAAAACATTAGGGCAATTGTTTTGCGATGATTCCGCCCAACAAGTGGTGGCGCTTTTGCTGAAAGAGTGCGAATTGGGGCAAGTGACCATTCGGCTGCGTAGCGAGGTTCAGTCGGTTGAAAAAAGTGAGACTGGTTTTTTATTGCAGATTAATGATGAAAAAGTAAGCGCTCACTCACTGGTTGTAGCTTCTGGCGGCCTATCTATGCCGGGGCTTGGTGCGTCTCCATTTGGTTATAAGCTGGCAGAACAGTTTGGTCTAAAAGTATTGCCGACCCGCGCAGCATTGGTCCCTTTCACCCTGCATAAACCTTTGTTAGAGCACCTGCAAACACTCTCCGGTGTTTCAGTTCCGGCGGTAGTGACGGCCGAGAATGGTGTCAGTTTCCGTGAGAGTATTTTATTTACTCACCGCGGTCTTTCTGGTCCAGCTATTTTGCAGCTTTCAAGCTACTGGCAGCCTGGCGAGTATGTGAGCATTAACTTACTTCCTGACACAGATTTAGCCGCATTCCTCAATACCGAGCGGCAAGCGCATCCCAATCAGACATTGAAAAACACCTTGGCGCAGCGGTTACCTAAGCGGCTAGTGGAATGTCTCCAGACGTTGGAACAACTGCCGGATGTCACCTTGAAGCAGTTAAATACTGCGCATCAGGCCGCCTTGATAGCAAATCTGCAAGAATGGCGTGTGCAACCGAATGGAACGGAAGGTTACCGTACTGCTGAAGTCACTATTGGCGGCGTAGATACTCAAGAACTCTCCTCTAAGACAATGGAGGCCCATAAGGTGCCTGGGTTGTACTTCATTGGCGAGGTTGTTGATGTTACTGGCTGGTTAGGGGGCTATAACTTCCAATGGGCCTGGAGCTCAGCCTGGGCCTGTGCGCAGGCATTGGCGGCCAAGGAGGGGTAA
- the pitA gene encoding inorganic phosphate transporter PitA: MLHLFAGLDFHTGLMLVLALLFVLFYEAINGFHDTANAVATVIYTRAMRSQVAVVMAGVFNFLGVMLGGLSVAYAIVHLLPTDLLLNVSSAHGLAMVFSMLLAAIIWNLGTWYFGIPASSSHTLIGAIIGIGLTNALMTSTSVVDALNVPKMIQIFLSLILSPIVGLVIAGLMVFLLRRYWNGTKKQQRIHLTPAEREKKDGKRKPPFWTRTALIISAIGVSFSHGANDGQKGIGLIMLVLIGVAPAGFVVNMNATGYDIARTRDAVTHLQQYYQQHVEVLPHAVALKPLVPTPDTLPNTPTQFHCDSSRAMIAIDHAQTLLANLQSYDDLTVDQRSHMRRLLMCVAETAGTVAKLPETSAEDRRFLNNLRTDLLETVEYAPTWIIVAVALALSLGTMIGWKRVAVTIGEKIGKKGMTYAQGVSAQMTAAVSIGIASYTGMPVSTTQVLSSAVAGTMLVDGGGVQSKTVKNIMLAWVLTLPISILLSGGLYWIALKFI, encoded by the coding sequence ATGCTGCATCTTTTCGCTGGCCTGGATTTCCATACCGGCCTAATGTTAGTTCTTGCTTTGTTGTTTGTGCTGTTTTATGAAGCCATCAATGGTTTTCATGACACAGCCAATGCGGTTGCGACCGTAATTTATACCCGCGCCATGCGTTCACAGGTGGCTGTCGTGATGGCAGGGGTGTTTAACTTCCTCGGCGTGATGCTGGGCGGATTGAGCGTGGCTTATGCCATCGTTCACTTATTGCCTACTGATCTGCTGTTGAATGTCAGTTCGGCACATGGGTTGGCGATGGTCTTCTCTATGCTGCTGGCTGCGATCATCTGGAATTTGGGCACGTGGTATTTCGGTATCCCAGCCTCCAGTTCGCATACGCTGATTGGTGCAATCATCGGTATTGGTTTAACCAATGCATTAATGACCAGTACATCTGTTGTCGATGCGCTGAACGTTCCTAAGATGATTCAAATCTTCCTGTCATTAATCTTATCCCCAATTGTGGGTCTGGTTATTGCCGGTTTGATGGTGTTCCTGCTACGTCGTTACTGGAACGGGACCAAAAAGCAGCAACGTATTCATCTGACACCCGCTGAACGTGAAAAGAAAGACGGTAAACGTAAACCGCCATTCTGGACCCGTACTGCACTGATTATATCGGCTATTGGCGTGAGTTTTTCTCATGGTGCTAACGATGGTCAGAAAGGGATTGGCTTGATCATGCTGGTATTAATCGGCGTGGCTCCGGCTGGGTTTGTCGTGAATATGAATGCAACAGGCTATGATATTGCCCGCACCCGCGATGCAGTGACTCATCTGCAACAATATTATCAGCAGCATGTTGAAGTCTTACCTCATGCTGTCGCGCTCAAGCCACTGGTGCCGACACCAGATACATTGCCGAATACACCAACCCAGTTCCACTGTGATAGCTCACGCGCCATGATAGCGATTGATCATGCTCAAACGCTGTTAGCAAATCTGCAAAGCTATGACGACCTGACGGTCGACCAACGTAGCCATATGCGTCGCTTGCTGATGTGTGTTGCAGAAACTGCTGGAACAGTTGCCAAACTGCCAGAAACCAGTGCTGAAGACCGCCGTTTCCTCAATAATCTGCGTACAGATTTGCTAGAAACTGTGGAATATGCACCAACCTGGATTATCGTTGCCGTCGCTCTAGCCCTGTCTTTGGGTACTATGATTGGCTGGAAACGAGTAGCAGTGACTATCGGTGAGAAAATCGGTAAGAAAGGCATGACCTATGCACAAGGGGTTTCTGCCCAAATGACGGCCGCAGTGTCTATTGGTATCGCCAGTTATACCGGTATGCCAGTATCGACAACTCAAGTGCTCTCTTCAGCTGTTGCCGGCACCATGTTGGTCGATGGCGGTGGTGTGCAGAGTAAGACGGTGAAGAACATTATGTTGGCGTGGGTCTTAACCTTGCCAATCTCAATTCTTCTTTCCGGCGGGTTGTACTGGATCGCGTTGAAATTTATCTAA
- the uspB gene encoding universal stress protein UspB has protein sequence MISTVALFWALCVVCVINMARYYSSLRALLVVLRGCDPLLYQYVDGGGFFTSHGQPSKQIRLVGYIFAQRYLDHHDPEFIRRCERLRGQFILTSALCGLVVVSLVGLMLWY, from the coding sequence ATGATCAGTACCGTCGCGCTTTTTTGGGCTCTGTGTGTGGTATGTGTGATTAATATGGCACGTTATTATTCATCACTGCGTGCTTTATTGGTGGTATTACGTGGTTGCGACCCGTTGCTGTATCAGTATGTTGATGGCGGTGGATTTTTTACCTCCCACGGTCAGCCGAGCAAGCAGATTAGATTAGTCGGTTATATCTTTGCTCAACGTTATCTTGATCATCATGATCCAGAGTTTATTCGCCGTTGTGAGAGGCTACGTGGGCAATTTATTCTGACCAGCGCATTATGTGGCTTGGTCGTGGTCAGTTTGGTGGGATTAATGTTGTGGTATTAG
- the uspA gene encoding universal stress protein UspA, translating to MAYKHILIAVDLSPESKVLVEKAVSMARPYNAKVSLIHVDVNYSDLYTGLIDVNLGDMQKRISEETHNALTELSQNAGYPIEQTLSGSGDLGQVLVDAIKKYDMDLVLCGHHQDFWSKLMSSARQLINTVHVDMLIVPLRDDENGEDD from the coding sequence ATGGCTTACAAACACATTCTAATTGCGGTTGACCTATCCCCGGAAAGTAAGGTGTTAGTGGAAAAAGCGGTCTCCATGGCCCGGCCGTACAATGCCAAAGTTTCCTTGATCCATGTTGATGTTAACTATTCCGATCTCTATACCGGACTGATCGACGTGAATCTGGGCGATATGCAAAAACGTATTTCTGAAGAAACACACAATGCTTTGACCGAACTTTCACAAAATGCTGGCTACCCCATTGAACAAACCCTGAGTGGCAGTGGTGATTTGGGTCAGGTATTGGTCGATGCCATTAAGAAATACGATATGGACTTGGTATTATGCGGCCATCATCAGGATTTCTGGAGCAAGCTGATGTCTTCAGCACGCCAGCTTATCAATACCGTTCATGTCGATATGCTCATCGTGCCACTGCGCGATGATGAAAATGGTGAAGACGATTAA
- the gdhA gene encoding NADP-specific glutamate dehydrogenase, producing MNGLNSLESFLESLQQRDANQPEYLQAVREVFTSLWPFLEQNPHYREQSLLERLVEPERVIQFRVAWTDDQGKVQVNRAWRVQFNSAIGPYKGGMRFHPSVNLSILKFLGFEQTFKNALTTLPMGGGKGGSDFNPKGKSQAEVMRFCQALMTELYRHLGPDTDVPAGDIGVGGREVAFMSGMMKKLSNNTACVFTGKGLSFGGSLIRPEATGYGLVYFTDAMLKRHGLGFEGRKVSVSGAGNVAQYTIEKAMELGARVITASDSGGTVVDEAGFTPEKLAHLAEIKNKRYGRIEDYARERNLVYLADQQPWNVPVDIALPCATQNELDLPAARQLIANGVKAVAEGANMPTTIQATDAFLDAGVLFAPGKAANAGGVATSGLEMAQNAARLSWKSEKVDVRLHHIMLDIHQSCVEYGGEGKQTHYVHGANIAAFVKVADAMLAQGVL from the coding sequence ATGAATGGTTTAAACTCTCTGGAGTCATTTTTAGAATCTTTACAACAACGTGATGCCAACCAACCAGAATATCTCCAAGCGGTACGTGAAGTTTTCACGTCACTTTGGCCCTTTCTGGAGCAAAACCCACATTACCGTGAACAAAGCCTACTGGAACGTTTAGTCGAACCAGAGCGCGTCATCCAATTCCGCGTTGCCTGGACGGATGACCAAGGTAAGGTTCAAGTCAATCGCGCATGGCGCGTTCAGTTTAACTCAGCAATTGGCCCTTATAAGGGCGGCATGCGCTTTCATCCATCAGTCAACTTATCCATTCTTAAGTTCCTGGGTTTTGAACAGACCTTTAAAAATGCCCTGACAACACTGCCAATGGGCGGCGGTAAAGGCGGTTCTGATTTTAATCCAAAAGGGAAAAGTCAGGCGGAAGTTATGCGTTTTTGCCAGGCACTGATGACTGAGCTTTACCGCCATCTTGGCCCGGATACTGATGTTCCTGCGGGTGATATTGGTGTTGGCGGCCGTGAAGTAGCCTTTATGTCCGGCATGATGAAAAAATTGTCCAATAACACCGCCTGTGTTTTCACCGGTAAAGGGCTTTCCTTTGGCGGCAGTCTGATTCGTCCAGAAGCCACCGGTTACGGTTTAGTGTATTTCACTGATGCTATGCTAAAACGCCACGGCTTAGGTTTTGAAGGAAGAAAAGTCTCAGTTTCCGGTGCCGGTAACGTAGCTCAGTACACTATCGAAAAAGCCATGGAGTTGGGTGCCAGAGTCATTACGGCCTCAGACTCAGGCGGCACGGTGGTTGATGAAGCCGGTTTCACGCCGGAAAAACTGGCCCACCTGGCAGAGATTAAAAACAAGCGTTATGGCCGCATCGAAGATTATGCTCGCGAACGCAATCTGGTTTATCTGGCCGACCAGCAACCGTGGAATGTACCGGTTGATATCGCCCTGCCTTGTGCAACACAGAATGAGTTGGATTTACCTGCCGCTCGTCAGCTGATTGCCAATGGGGTTAAAGCTGTTGCCGAAGGCGCTAATATGCCGACGACCATTCAGGCAACTGATGCATTCTTGGATGCCGGCGTCCTGTTTGCACCGGGTAAAGCGGCCAATGCCGGTGGCGTAGCGACCTCAGGTCTGGAAATGGCACAAAATGCTGCGCGCCTGAGCTGGAAGTCAGAGAAAGTTGATGTTCGTTTGCACCACATTATGCTGGATATTCACCAATCCTGTGTTGAATATGGTGGCGAAGGTAAGCAAACCCACTATGTCCATGGCGCTAATATTGCCGCCTTTGTCAAAGTGGCAGATGCAATGCTGGCCCAAGGTGTGTTGTAA